The sequence CTTCTGCTGCAGCGTCGATAAAATAGATTGATCACCCGTTTCAGGATCTCTTCTGTTGTCACCGCATAAACGATGGGGTTTAACATGGGGGGAATGAGCACATAGAGGTTGGCCAGTAGGATGAGAATATAACCTGGGATGATGTGCCCAAACTGGTGTGCAAAATAGGAGAAAAAGGACGGCATGTAGAACATCAGTATGACACATAGGTGGGAGCCGCAGGTGCGGAGAGCCTTGAGCCGGGCGTCCTTGGAGGGGAGCCGGAAGACGGCTCTGAGGATCAACCCATAAGATGCAGCAATGAGCACAGCATCCAAACCAATTGCTAAAATAGCCACAGCTACGCCATACCAGATATTGACTGTGATGTCATCACAGGCCAGCCGGGCTACGCCCATGTAGTCGCAATAGTTGTGAGGCAGGAGGTTGGATCTGCAGAACTTCAGCTGCTTCACGAGAAAGATGAGAGGGAAAATGACACAGAAACTTCTTGTGACAACTGCCAGCCCCATCTTCCCGATCACAGGCTTGGTTAGCAC is a genomic window of Natator depressus isolate rNatDep1 chromosome 1, rNatDep2.hap1, whole genome shotgun sequence containing:
- the LOC141981011 gene encoding olfactory receptor 52B2-like, yielding MPADNHTVFVPVTYILTGIPGTEESHVWIAIPFCLMYVTTLCGNSLLLFIILTERSLHEPMYLFVSMLAAADLLLSTTTVPKMLAVFWFRAGEITFAGCLTQMFFIHVSFIAESAILLAMAFDRYVAICDPLRYTSVLTKPVIGKMGLAVVTRSFCVIFPLIFLVKQLKFCRSNLLPHNYCDYMGVARLACDDITVNIWYGVAVAILAIGLDAVLIAASYGLILRAVFRLPSKDARLKALRTCGSHLCVILMFYMPSFFSYFAHQFGHIIPGYILILLANLYVLIPPMLNPIVYAVTTEEILKRVINLFYRRCSRSFLLSPRRQQKMLWDLEIKARFSLEL